One Ahaetulla prasina isolate Xishuangbanna chromosome 1, ASM2864084v1, whole genome shotgun sequence DNA window includes the following coding sequences:
- the FYN gene encoding tyrosine-protein kinase Fyn isoform X1, whose amino-acid sequence MGCVQCKDKEATKLTDERDGSLNQSSGYRYGTDPTPQHYPSFGVTSIPNYNNFPTAGGQGLTVFGGVNSSSHTGTLRTRGGTGVTLFVALYDYEARTEDDLSFHKGEKFQILNNSEGDWWEARSLTTGETGYIPSNYVAPVDSIQAEEWYFGKLGRKDAERQLLSFGNPRGTFLIRESETTKGAYSLSIRDWDDMKGDHVKHYKIRKLDSGGYYITTRAQFETLQQLVQHYSERAAGLCCRLVVPCHKGMPRLTDLSVKTKDVWEIPRESLQLIKRLGNGQFGEVWMGTWNGNTKVAIKTLKPGTMSPESFLEEAQIMKKLKHDKLVQLYAVVSEEPIYIVTEYMGKGSLLDFLKDGEGRALKLPNLVDMAAQVAAGMAYIERMNYIHRDLRSANILVGNGLICKIADFGLARLIEDNEYTARQGAKFPIKWTAPEAALYGRFTIKSDVWSFGILLTELVTKGRVPYPGMNNREVLEQVERGYRMPCPQDCPISLHELMIHCWKKDPEERPTFEYLQGFLEDYFTATEPQYQPGDNL is encoded by the exons ATGGGCTGTGTGCAATGTAAGGATAAAGAAGCAACAAAACTGACCGATGAGAGGGATGGTAGTTTAAACCAGAGTTCGGGTTATCGCTATGGAACAGATCCTACCCCTCAGCATTATCCAAGTTTTGGTGTGACTTCAATTCCAAACTACAACAATTTCCCCACAGCTGGGGGACAAGGATTGACGGTCTTTGGTGGTGTCAATTCTTCATCACATACTGGTACATTGCGTACAAGAGGAGGAACAG GTGTAACTCTTTTTGTAGCTCTATATGATTATGAAGCAAGAACAGAAGATGATTTAAGTTTTCATAAAGGAGAAAAATTCCAGATACTTAACAATTC GGAAGGAGATTGGTGGGAAGCCCGATCCTTAACTACCGGAGAAACTGGTTATATTCCCAGTAATTATGTGGCTCCAGTTGACTCCATCCAAGCAGAaga ATGGTACTTTGGGAAACTTGGGCGAAAAGATGCTGAAAGGCAGCTGCTGTCCTTTGGAAATCCACGAGGAACCTTCTTGATTCGTGAAAGTGAAACCACCAAAG GTGCCTATTCATTGTCTATTCGTGATTGGGATGATATGAAAGGTGATCATGTCAAGCATTATAAAATCCGCAAGCTTGACAGTGGAGGATATTACATTACAACCAGGGCACAGTTTGAAACTCTTCAACAACTTGTTCAGCATTATTCAG AGAGAGCTGCGGGTCTTTGCTGCCGCTTAGTAGTCCCTTGTCATAAAGGAATGCCAAGGCTTACTGACCTGTCTGTCAAAACCAAAGATGTCTGGGAAATTCCACGAgaatcactacagttgatcaAGAGACTGGGAAATGGGCAGTTTGGGGAAGTATGGATGG GTACTTGGAATGGGAATACTAAAGTGGCAATAAAGACATTGAAGCCTGGCACTATGTCCCCAGAATCATTCCTAGAAGAAGCTCAGATCATGAAAAAGCTAAAGCATGATAAACTGGTCCAACTTTATGCAGTGGTGTCAGAAGAACCCATCTACATTGTCACCGAATATATGGGTAAAG GAAGCTTGCTTGATTTCCTAAAAGATGGTGAAGGAAGAGCTCTGAAATTGCCAAATCTGGTAGACATGGCAGCACAG GTTGCTGCAGGTATGGCTTATATAGAGCGAATGAATTACATACACAGAGATCTGCGTTCTGCAAACATCCTGGTGGGGAATGGTCTAATATGCAAAATTGCTGATTTTGGATTAGCAAGATTAATTGAAGACAATGAATACACAGCCAGACAAG GTGCAAAATTTCCTATCAAGTGGACTGCTCCGGAAGCTGCATTATATGGAAGATTTACAATAAAATCTGATGTTTGGTCCTTTGGGATATTACTAACAGAATTGGTAACAAAAGGGAGAGTACCGTATCCAG GTATGAATAATCGTGAAGTCCTAGAACAGGtagaaagaggatacagaatgcCATGTCCTCAAGATTGCCCAATATCTCTACATGAGCTCATGATCCATTGCTGGAAAAAAGACCCAGAAGAGCGCCCAACTTTTGAGTACTTACAGGGTTTCCTGGAAGACTACTTTACGGCAACTGAACCCCAGTACCAGCCAGGTGATAACCTGTAA
- the FYN gene encoding tyrosine-protein kinase Fyn isoform X3 yields MGCVQCKDKEATKLTDERDGSLNQSSGYRYGTDPTPQHYPSFGVTSIPNYNNFPTAGGQGLTVFGGVNSSSHTGTLRTRGGTGVTLFVALYDYEARTEDDLSFHKGEKFQILNNSEGDWWEARSLTTGETGYIPSNYVAPVDSIQAEEWYFGKLGRKDAERQLLSFGNPRGTFLIRESETTKGAYSLSIRDWDDMKGDHVKHYKIRKLDSGGYYITTRAQFETLQQLVQHYSGTWNGNTKVAIKTLKPGTMSPESFLEEAQIMKKLKHDKLVQLYAVVSEEPIYIVTEYMGKGSLLDFLKDGEGRALKLPNLVDMAAQVAAGMAYIERMNYIHRDLRSANILVGNGLICKIADFGLARLIEDNEYTARQGAKFPIKWTAPEAALYGRFTIKSDVWSFGILLTELVTKGRVPYPGMNNREVLEQVERGYRMPCPQDCPISLHELMIHCWKKDPEERPTFEYLQGFLEDYFTATEPQYQPGDNL; encoded by the exons ATGGGCTGTGTGCAATGTAAGGATAAAGAAGCAACAAAACTGACCGATGAGAGGGATGGTAGTTTAAACCAGAGTTCGGGTTATCGCTATGGAACAGATCCTACCCCTCAGCATTATCCAAGTTTTGGTGTGACTTCAATTCCAAACTACAACAATTTCCCCACAGCTGGGGGACAAGGATTGACGGTCTTTGGTGGTGTCAATTCTTCATCACATACTGGTACATTGCGTACAAGAGGAGGAACAG GTGTAACTCTTTTTGTAGCTCTATATGATTATGAAGCAAGAACAGAAGATGATTTAAGTTTTCATAAAGGAGAAAAATTCCAGATACTTAACAATTC GGAAGGAGATTGGTGGGAAGCCCGATCCTTAACTACCGGAGAAACTGGTTATATTCCCAGTAATTATGTGGCTCCAGTTGACTCCATCCAAGCAGAaga ATGGTACTTTGGGAAACTTGGGCGAAAAGATGCTGAAAGGCAGCTGCTGTCCTTTGGAAATCCACGAGGAACCTTCTTGATTCGTGAAAGTGAAACCACCAAAG GTGCCTATTCATTGTCTATTCGTGATTGGGATGATATGAAAGGTGATCATGTCAAGCATTATAAAATCCGCAAGCTTGACAGTGGAGGATATTACATTACAACCAGGGCACAGTTTGAAACTCTTCAACAACTTGTTCAGCATTATTCAG GTACTTGGAATGGGAATACTAAAGTGGCAATAAAGACATTGAAGCCTGGCACTATGTCCCCAGAATCATTCCTAGAAGAAGCTCAGATCATGAAAAAGCTAAAGCATGATAAACTGGTCCAACTTTATGCAGTGGTGTCAGAAGAACCCATCTACATTGTCACCGAATATATGGGTAAAG GAAGCTTGCTTGATTTCCTAAAAGATGGTGAAGGAAGAGCTCTGAAATTGCCAAATCTGGTAGACATGGCAGCACAG GTTGCTGCAGGTATGGCTTATATAGAGCGAATGAATTACATACACAGAGATCTGCGTTCTGCAAACATCCTGGTGGGGAATGGTCTAATATGCAAAATTGCTGATTTTGGATTAGCAAGATTAATTGAAGACAATGAATACACAGCCAGACAAG GTGCAAAATTTCCTATCAAGTGGACTGCTCCGGAAGCTGCATTATATGGAAGATTTACAATAAAATCTGATGTTTGGTCCTTTGGGATATTACTAACAGAATTGGTAACAAAAGGGAGAGTACCGTATCCAG GTATGAATAATCGTGAAGTCCTAGAACAGGtagaaagaggatacagaatgcCATGTCCTCAAGATTGCCCAATATCTCTACATGAGCTCATGATCCATTGCTGGAAAAAAGACCCAGAAGAGCGCCCAACTTTTGAGTACTTACAGGGTTTCCTGGAAGACTACTTTACGGCAACTGAACCCCAGTACCAGCCAGGTGATAACCTGTAA
- the FYN gene encoding tyrosine-protein kinase Fyn isoform X2 yields MGCVQCKDKEATKLTDERDGSLNQSSGYRYGTDPTPQHYPSFGVTSIPNYNNFPTAGGQGLTVFGGVNSSSHTGTLRTRGGTGVTLFVALYDYEARTEDDLSFHKGEKFQILNNSEGDWWEARSLTTGETGYIPSNYVAPVDSIQAEEWYFGKLGRKDAERQLLSFGNPRGTFLIRESETTKGAYSLSIRDWDDMKGDHVKHYKIRKLDSGGYYITTRAQFETLQQLVQHYSEKADGLCFNLTVIASNYTPQTVGLAKDAWEVARDSLFLEKKLGQGCFAEVWSGTWNGNTKVAIKTLKPGTMSPESFLEEAQIMKKLKHDKLVQLYAVVSEEPIYIVTEYMGKGSLLDFLKDGEGRALKLPNLVDMAAQVAAGMAYIERMNYIHRDLRSANILVGNGLICKIADFGLARLIEDNEYTARQGAKFPIKWTAPEAALYGRFTIKSDVWSFGILLTELVTKGRVPYPGMNNREVLEQVERGYRMPCPQDCPISLHELMIHCWKKDPEERPTFEYLQGFLEDYFTATEPQYQPGDNL; encoded by the exons ATGGGCTGTGTGCAATGTAAGGATAAAGAAGCAACAAAACTGACCGATGAGAGGGATGGTAGTTTAAACCAGAGTTCGGGTTATCGCTATGGAACAGATCCTACCCCTCAGCATTATCCAAGTTTTGGTGTGACTTCAATTCCAAACTACAACAATTTCCCCACAGCTGGGGGACAAGGATTGACGGTCTTTGGTGGTGTCAATTCTTCATCACATACTGGTACATTGCGTACAAGAGGAGGAACAG GTGTAACTCTTTTTGTAGCTCTATATGATTATGAAGCAAGAACAGAAGATGATTTAAGTTTTCATAAAGGAGAAAAATTCCAGATACTTAACAATTC GGAAGGAGATTGGTGGGAAGCCCGATCCTTAACTACCGGAGAAACTGGTTATATTCCCAGTAATTATGTGGCTCCAGTTGACTCCATCCAAGCAGAaga ATGGTACTTTGGGAAACTTGGGCGAAAAGATGCTGAAAGGCAGCTGCTGTCCTTTGGAAATCCACGAGGAACCTTCTTGATTCGTGAAAGTGAAACCACCAAAG GTGCCTATTCATTGTCTATTCGTGATTGGGATGATATGAAAGGTGATCATGTCAAGCATTATAAAATCCGCAAGCTTGACAGTGGAGGATATTACATTACAACCAGGGCACAGTTTGAAACTCTTCAACAACTTGTTCAGCATTATTCAG AGAAAGCTGATGGTTTATGTTTTAACTTAACTGTGATTGCATCGAATTATACTCCACAAACTGTCGGATTGGCTAAGGATGCATGGGAAGTTGCACGAGATTCattgtttctggaaaagaagctgggTCAGGGCTGTTTCGCTGAAGTGTGGAGTG GTACTTGGAATGGGAATACTAAAGTGGCAATAAAGACATTGAAGCCTGGCACTATGTCCCCAGAATCATTCCTAGAAGAAGCTCAGATCATGAAAAAGCTAAAGCATGATAAACTGGTCCAACTTTATGCAGTGGTGTCAGAAGAACCCATCTACATTGTCACCGAATATATGGGTAAAG GAAGCTTGCTTGATTTCCTAAAAGATGGTGAAGGAAGAGCTCTGAAATTGCCAAATCTGGTAGACATGGCAGCACAG GTTGCTGCAGGTATGGCTTATATAGAGCGAATGAATTACATACACAGAGATCTGCGTTCTGCAAACATCCTGGTGGGGAATGGTCTAATATGCAAAATTGCTGATTTTGGATTAGCAAGATTAATTGAAGACAATGAATACACAGCCAGACAAG GTGCAAAATTTCCTATCAAGTGGACTGCTCCGGAAGCTGCATTATATGGAAGATTTACAATAAAATCTGATGTTTGGTCCTTTGGGATATTACTAACAGAATTGGTAACAAAAGGGAGAGTACCGTATCCAG GTATGAATAATCGTGAAGTCCTAGAACAGGtagaaagaggatacagaatgcCATGTCCTCAAGATTGCCCAATATCTCTACATGAGCTCATGATCCATTGCTGGAAAAAAGACCCAGAAGAGCGCCCAACTTTTGAGTACTTACAGGGTTTCCTGGAAGACTACTTTACGGCAACTGAACCCCAGTACCAGCCAGGTGATAACCTGTAA